The genomic interval TGGCCAGCACGCCAGACGTGGTCAACACGTGGGTGATGGGGCTGCGCTACCTCGTCTCCTACGGAAGGCACGCGGTGGGCGCTGTAGAGCCGGGCGAGCCCAGCCTGCGCACGTCCTGGATCGGTTCCGTGTTCGAGTTGGCCGACGTAGAGAAGCAGGGCCACATCGACCTGCTCCGGGCCACCCAGATCATCAAGGGCCTGAACCCCGGCATGAAAGAGTCGCGGATCGAGCTCAAGTTCAAGGAGCTGCAGAAAGCCAAAGACGAGTACGGCGAAGACATCAACGCCGACACGTTCGTGGAGGCCTACTGTGAGCTCTGCACCCGGCCCGAGGTGTTTTTCCTCATGATGCAGTTCTCCAGCAACAAGGAGCACCTGGACAGCAAGGACCTGATGCTGTTCGTGGAAGTCGAGCAAGGCGTGGAAGGGGTGTCCGAGGAGATGTGCCACCACATCGTGCAGAAGTTTGAGCCGTCGGCCGAAGGCCGGGAGCGGGGCTGCCTGTCCATCGACGGCTTCACACACTACCTCCTGTCGCCCGAGTGCCATATCTTCGACCCGCAGCATAAGCGCGTGTGCCAGGACATGACCCAGCCGCTGTCGCACTACTACATCAACTCCTCACACAACGCCTCTCTCCTGGAGGACCACCACTGGGGCTCGTCTGACATCTCCAGCTACATACGGGCCCTGCGCATGGGCTGCCGCAGCCTGGAGGTGGTGGTCTGGGACGGGCCCGACTGCGAGCCCGTGGTCTACGTGGGAAGCTCGGTGGCCTCACAGCTTGCCTTTGGTAAGGTGCTAGACATCCTCAACCAGTACGCCTTCGAGAGCTCCGAGTACCCGCTGATCCTGTGCTTGGTCATCCACTGCTGTGTGCCACAGCAGCGGGTCATGGCGCAGCACATGAAGAAGATTCTGGGCGACAAGCTTTACGCGGAGCCGCCAAACCCAGAGGAGCATTACTTGCCTTCCCCCGAGAAGCTAAAGGGCAAAGTCCTTATCAAGGGCAAACGTCTTCCTCCCAACTATCCCGAATCAGAGGGGGAGGTGACGGACGAGGAGGAGGGGCTCGAGATGTCCAGGCGGTTGGTCGGGGCCGAGGAGAAAGACAACCTCAACGGGGTTGGGTGCAAACGTCTGCGTCTGTGCAAGGAGCTCTCAGACCTGGTCTCTCTCTGCAAGTCGGTGCAATTCAGGGATTTTGAGACCTCCAAAAGGGAACAGAGGTACTGGGAGATGTGCTCGTTCAACGAGGTGGACGCCAACCGCTTCGCCAACGAGTTTCCAGAGGACTTTGTGGGCTACAACAAGCGATTCCTGTCACGAGTCTACCCCACACCGATGCGcattgatgccagcaacatgaaCCCCCAGGACTTCTGGAAGTGTGGCTGCCAGATTGTGGCCATGAACTACCAAACCCCTGGTCTGATGATGGACCTTAACCTCGGCTGGTTCCGTCAGAATGGCAACTGCGGCTACGTGCTGCGGCCGTCCATAATGAGGGAAGAGGTGTCGTACTTCAGTGCCAACGCGCGGGACTCCTTGCCTGGCGTGTCAGCGCAGCTCTTGCACATCAAGGTGATCAGCGGCCAGAACTTGCCAAAGCCACGGGGTTCGGCCGCTAAGGGGGACGTGGTGGAGCCCTACATTTACGTTGAGATCCACGGCATCCCGGCCGACTGTGCCGAGCAGCGCACCAAGACAGTCTCGCAGAATGGCGACAACCCCATCTTTGACGAGAGCTTTGAGTTCCAGATCAACCTGCCGGAGCTAGCCGCGCTCCGGTTCGTGGTGCTGGACGATGACTACATCGGGGATGAGTTCATTGGTCAGTACACCATCCCGTTCGAGTGCCTGCAGCCGGGTTACCGCCACGTCCCTCTGCAGTCCCTCACCGGGGAGTTCTTGCCCAACACCACGCTGTTTGTGCACGTGGCCATCACCAACCGCCGCGGTGGAGGCAAAGCGCACAAGAGGGGCCTGTCCGTGCGCAAGGGACGCAAGACTCGCGAGTACACCTCCACCAAGACCACGGGGATCAAAGTGGTGGACGAGCTGTTCCGGGCATCCACGCAGCCACTCAGGGAAGCCACTGACctcagagagaatgtgcaggtaAGAGCCGCTCAAGCATGGCGTGCACTCTTTGTTAACACCAATTTAGAGCTTAACGGTTATAAAACACACGGGCTCATGAATCACTGACTAAACATTCAGCCAGATAGAGTCCACAATATTGCTCTTTATTTTCTCTGACTGTTTGAGAAGCATGTCTGATGTACCATCATTGTGTAGGAGTCTGTTCAAATTTAAAGTATTACTCATAGGTTTACATAATGTGATGTTCAGTCGCCAAATGGCAGTTAAATTAGAGTGCTACTCTTGGAGTACTTGGCAATTGATCAAAGTTAAGATATCCAGGGGAGCCTGATGGCACCTTGTTTAAATATTAAATACTACACATGGCAGACATCCTGTAATGCATGCGGAAGGAAGGTATTATCCCATTTTAACACTTGGGCAGAGGCTTTTTTCCGCTGACATCTCTGGATCAATTGCACTATGGAGTTAGTTCCACTGCTCTCATTCTCACGGTCTCCCCCTCACTCTTCTGCCTTCACCGTttcctttttcttcctcttgtGGTTTGTGTGCTTTTTACAGAGGCTTCCTATGGCTTCTGTTTTTGGGGTGTATTGTACATTTCATTAGTTTAGGCATTTCTCAGATTTCGGGCCTATTTGGGTTACtgaaattttgaaaaataaaattcaAAATTTTACTAATTGGTATGCAACAAGTTATCAGTCATTTTGATAGGAGTAACCTTGTGAGCTTGGTTGAGACCACAATATAAGGGAATTTAtgattttttgtcatttttcagGTAAATGTCATTACCATCTCATCATctaatatgtacattttaaagATGAAATGGTCAATCAATGATCAATCAATGATCAATTATGGTTTCACATGAAGAATTGTTGAATTTTACTTACAACATGAATTATAGTcgtttaagtttttttttttttttcactcgaCCCTGGCTTGGAATTTCATGTATATCATATCTGCCATATATCATATCTGGCATATATCATATCTGTTTTCATCCAGTGGCAATTTAGACTGTCCAACATTGTCAAAAATAtctaattaatgtaatttattgtAATTTATACATAATCTATTGGCAAAAATAtgcatggtgatggtgatgacatTGCAGTTCTGGTAATGACATTTGTTGCGGTGATGACAAATCACTGATCGTAATCTATTGcaattaaatgtttataatTTAGAAACCCAAGTTGAACTgactttgtgaaaaaaaaacttatttCTTTTAAAAGGAGTACTTTAAATGTATCTGCAAAAATGTCATCACCAACACAGTCGTCATTACCACTACATTTCAAACTATAATGTGCTGGTAATGACTGTGTTGGTGATGACATTTATACCGAAAAACTACCCTGAGaagcaaaaatgatcaccatgcaAGTGTAGCTAGCTTTCTACATGTAATGTACAttatttaaactattaaagtcaTTTTAAAATTTCAGGAATATTcaaaaacacagaaatacaATGCGTATGGTAATGACACATAATAAGTGTACATGCCCAAAACGAGCGATAAAGAGTAGATTTTCTTATGTTTCTGGACATCAAGGCATCAATCTTTCTGCTGACACCCATGTATTCCACTGTGATAATAGGTGACCATGGttaccaaatatttttttgatgAAAAAACAGTAGCAAAGTGCCTTTATGTAGAGTGTGCTGGTAATGATGGCTAAACCATGGGACAGGTAAACATTAAGCAAAATAAAGCAGGAAATGCATATATATGcataatgtgtgcatgcagttcaTTAGTTCAGATAACATTTAATTCATATAcatgattttttaaattaatttttGATAAATAATGTTTGAGATATGGCACAATATGTGAAAACTCTGGTTGCGGACAACAccaaaacactgattttgtaCCATAGAACACCAATAAAATGTGTCTAAATCATGAGTAGGAGCAACCATTAAAGTCTAGGCTTGTTTTTCTTTATACTAATTAGTGATGCTAAACATTATTAGatttaatgtgtttttaatagAATTACACCCTGTGGACAGAAATAGGCCCCAATTCTGGGAAAta from Alosa sapidissima isolate fAloSap1 chromosome 3, fAloSap1.pri, whole genome shotgun sequence carries:
- the si:ch211-210g13.5 gene encoding inactive phospholipase C-like protein 2 isoform X2 produces the protein MPDQCVRSSAITHDGSKQRQSRKKTVSFSSMPSDRKMNSTAACMAFMMEGCEMKKVRSNSRMYNRYFVLDADMCWLRWEPSKKDSEKAKLEIKSIKEVRLGKKTPVLRSNGLSDQFPDECAFSIIYGENYESLDLVASTPDVVNTWVMGLRYLVSYGRHAVGAVEPGEPSLRTSWIGSVFELADVEKQGHIDLLRATQIIKGLNPGMKESRIELKFKELQKAKDEYGEDINADTFVEAYCELCTRPEVFFLMMQFSSNKEHLDSKDLMLFVEVEQGVEGVSEEMCHHIVQKFEPSAEGRERGCLSIDGFTHYLLSPECHIFDPQHKRVCQDMTQPLSHYYINSSHNASLLEDHHWGSSDISSYIRALRMGCRSLEVVVWDGPDCEPVVYVGSSVASQLAFGKVLDILNQYAFESSEYPLILCLVIHCCVPQQRVMAQHMKKILGDKLYAEPPNPEEHYLPSPEKLKGKVLIKGKRLPPNYPESEGEVTDEEEGLEMSRRLVGAEEKDNLNGVGCKRLRLCKELSDLVSLCKSVQFRDFETSKREQRYWEMCSFNEVDANRFANEFPEDFVGYNKRFLSRVYPTPMRIDASNMNPQDFWKCGCQIVAMNYQTPGLMMDLNLGWFRQNGNCGYVLRPSIMREEVSYFSANARDSLPGVSAQLLHIKVISGQNLPKPRGSAAKGDVVEPYIYVEIHGIPADCAEQRTKTVSQNGDNPIFDESFEFQINLPELAALRFVVLDDDYIGDEFIGQYTIPFECLQPGYRHVPLQSLTGEFLPNTTLFVHVAITNRRGGGKAHKRGLSVRKGRKTREYTSTKTTGIKVVDELFRASTQPLREATDLRENVQNAMVSFKELCGLAPAANMKQCILTVSSWLLNSERSLRVTVDLSEAYPAMEAQGPVPELLRKVLNAYDTMIQTSRTLIESADGVYAKLTQAQRAGLDFHEDLHRIGAKEGLKGRKLQKAMESYAWNITVLKGQADLLKHAKSEAVDTLRQIHCAAQSCGLVKNGAASAATPATPPAAGAASSPASPLPSPLPPPPPSPHILHLPRLASLHTIPESETPNYDHSPAY
- the si:ch211-210g13.5 gene encoding inactive phospholipase C-like protein 2 isoform X1 — translated: MAGLHASEAVSGPFLEPPSPDATSQSQAAAAALDVSVLNLNDAAAVLTPTGTRAYLDVSPVTVIPGGFPVLGAERVYTNGRCEEQGSPRIGSRSRDSSSERSLGGGTTPCGIMKDGSKQRQSRKKTVSFSSMPSDRKMNSTAACMAFMMEGCEMKKVRSNSRMYNRYFVLDADMCWLRWEPSKKDSEKAKLEIKSIKEVRLGKKTPVLRSNGLSDQFPDECAFSIIYGENYESLDLVASTPDVVNTWVMGLRYLVSYGRHAVGAVEPGEPSLRTSWIGSVFELADVEKQGHIDLLRATQIIKGLNPGMKESRIELKFKELQKAKDEYGEDINADTFVEAYCELCTRPEVFFLMMQFSSNKEHLDSKDLMLFVEVEQGVEGVSEEMCHHIVQKFEPSAEGRERGCLSIDGFTHYLLSPECHIFDPQHKRVCQDMTQPLSHYYINSSHNASLLEDHHWGSSDISSYIRALRMGCRSLEVVVWDGPDCEPVVYVGSSVASQLAFGKVLDILNQYAFESSEYPLILCLVIHCCVPQQRVMAQHMKKILGDKLYAEPPNPEEHYLPSPEKLKGKVLIKGKRLPPNYPESEGEVTDEEEGLEMSRRLVGAEEKDNLNGVGCKRLRLCKELSDLVSLCKSVQFRDFETSKREQRYWEMCSFNEVDANRFANEFPEDFVGYNKRFLSRVYPTPMRIDASNMNPQDFWKCGCQIVAMNYQTPGLMMDLNLGWFRQNGNCGYVLRPSIMREEVSYFSANARDSLPGVSAQLLHIKVISGQNLPKPRGSAAKGDVVEPYIYVEIHGIPADCAEQRTKTVSQNGDNPIFDESFEFQINLPELAALRFVVLDDDYIGDEFIGQYTIPFECLQPGYRHVPLQSLTGEFLPNTTLFVHVAITNRRGGGKAHKRGLSVRKGRKTREYTSTKTTGIKVVDELFRASTQPLREATDLRENVQNAMVSFKELCGLAPAANMKQCILTVSSWLLNSERSLRVTVDLSEAYPAMEAQGPVPELLRKVLNAYDTMIQTSRTLIESADGVYAKLTQAQRAGLDFHEDLHRIGAKEGLKGRKLQKAMESYAWNITVLKGQADLLKHAKSEAVDTLRQIHCAAQSCGLVKNGAASAATPATPPAAGAASSPASPLPSPLPPPPPSPHILHLPRLASLHTIPESETPNYDHSPAY